In one window of Bemisia tabaci chromosome 4, PGI_BMITA_v3 DNA:
- the LOC109042558 gene encoding uncharacterized protein, giving the protein MARWIGSKLRDEPECGFCGKFLTDFAGSMADILNTCTCPILSSSSIESINNDFSSGLYDIPPWQSGSFPHLRAFSQGLSCPQNLDNLSRTEYIPEYNTCDPSVLNGLVAYNDARSYSRISNPPGQNSYDAGVYETPASVCFDDEERSCLACKKQPSGVYSKACSSLPGGTNSPVRDDGPDNCIINCWYDKKNNSLICSYEPKDERDSDASKSCDSESFCSQKDELFFCSDDENDAFPSGRFSLKLTTKNQNSPNPCSRFFGPSQSYLGKHRKAIDMGRRDMAWLRKPDNQDECSLNISLYSAGGCIDPRQLRTKIYKKYRGEEARHNIKDFIERKKKEIVKSVSRRDESWLQRAKEAVARYVYDMEGNSKKDGKEDSPGKTELRKAKDSPEKEMVSDEEDLKAEVQNCEVHANCFGEEKEAESECVSENEANERKEMDAENEENERRENEAKEACIKCLGEIEENVRRDKREKKEIAKHLTDCEDNLRKEKTSEEMLAECIAKKKARSRRESETKETKHVVESKENTRRDIQAIEMLTKCGSKKEENLKREKLVANNTGCLAEKKENGRKEKETKDVCVHCTLEDESKENGEEQMTAAISRCIAEDDENEKGERKVKGAFAECIAQGEVREITAKCKAKKEAAERKENDADDAFFECIAVKETNKLKECAGNEVLAVCIADTLRTKMTEGDRKCTTEEFREKFAAENYADGWCKQEEVKLGRQDSEKSKDLSLFSLKGSGIEKRSKNDKKPKCTGRICHSKVCSELCNLLTEKESERIGEKHDSLCKASAPETEKKRDRRCNHSTEQWAKEKSVRNQKEFTETPSKNLQSKVSFKDCPVEQVPAKASDLSNCESEPCKKNAKKSNFCQTSVHKLREAKRRAKARKEAKKRAAQLNKPEKNSNDGLKTSCLSASASERSKTECGRRVCKSPEKSRQKSAKDRKSQDSRRTSCSPEKSRRRSQHSCRSSSGCSSGRSRRKGHCSASDCSQRRNQKSCTPPSCILDSSRAKSPQDSYLRPSHSPARLRRKSRQKSCSSGKSRSCSPSRGSIINKDPCFETAFESEPTDLMPVKQCWSKRSSREIIEDAIKKLEDIEKKSLSGIVTPPRVCSEEPEFYEAIDSAHMNTSESNSPRDPSVDVERGRRPSRSRTPSCISPAVETIKKNVVRPRFHPVVRKIHARKRGSVVRPRLESNAGIKNVKHAERRKSGSLREADGHDQTDKGYGWRPDGHMWIMCHSGIIPANAVHAGRDKDGAPIYAGRAYHEGALLPAKVVASHRDAYVCWDGAEIPKSEFEVLCGPPVAWQIASRGAVPPHAIPVGQTPEGEQLYIGRTFHDGSMTPGKIHPSHGVLYIPYGGEEVSKEEYEVMVTPPMPL; this is encoded by the exons ATGGCTCGTTGGATAGGCTCGAAATTGAGGGACGAACCTGAATGCGGATTTTGCGGGAAGTTCCTGACAGATTTTGCAGGTTCCATGGCCGACATCCTGAATACTTGTACCTGTCCGATCCTGAGTTCGAGCAGTATAGAATCCATCAACAACGATTTCAGCTCAGGGCTGTACGACATCCCACCATGGCAGTCAGGGTCGTTCCCTCATCTCCGTGCCTTCTCTCAAGGTCTCTCCTGTCCTCAAAATTTGGACAACCTATCCCGCACCGAGTACATACCGGAATATAACACGTGTGACCCGTCCGTTTTGAATGGTTTGGTGGCCTACAATGACGCTAGGTCTTACTCTAGGATCTCAAACCCGCCAGGGCAAAACAGCTACGATGCAGGTGTCTACGAGACTCCGGCCAGTGTGTGCTTCGACGATGAAGAACGAAGCTGCCTTGCGTGCAAGAAGCAACCTTCCGGAGTATACTCTAAGGCTTGCAGCTCCTTACCTGGAGGCACCAACAGCCCGGTGAGAGATGATGGTCCGGACAATTGCATTATTAATTGTTGGTACGATAAGAAGAATAACAGCCTTATCTGCAGCTACGAACCGAAAGACGAACGCGATTCGGACGCCAGCAAAAGTTGCGATTCGGAATCATTCTGTTCCCAAAAAGATGAGCTCTTCTTCTGCAGCGACGATGAAAATGATGCATTCCCGAGCGGTAGGTTTTCTCTGAAGCTCACGACTAAAAATCAAAACTCCCCGAATCCTTGCAGTCGCTTTTTCGGACCCAGCCAAAGCTACTTGGGAAAGCACCGGAAGGCCATAGATATGGGGAGAAGAGATATGGCGTGGCTTCGGAAACCGGACAACCAGGATGAATGTAGTTTGAATATCTCTCTTTATTCGGCTGGAGGCTGTATCGACCCACGGCAACTCCGGACaaagatttataaaaaatatcgCGGGGAAGAGGCGAGACACAATATTAAGGATTTTAtcgaaaggaaaaagaaggagattGTCAAATCCGTATCACGGAGAGATGAATCTTGGCTGCAGAGGGCGAAAGAGGCGGTTGCTAGGTATGTTTATGACATGGAGGGAAATTCGAAAAAGGACGGTAAGGAGGATTCTCCTGGTAAGACTGAACTGAGGAAAGCTAAAGACTCGCCTGAGAAGGAAATGGTGTCGGATGAAGAGGACTTGAAGGCAGAAGTGCAGAACTGTGAAGTGCACGCCAACTGTTTTGGTGAAGAGAAAGAAGCGGAATCTGAGTGTGTCTCTGAAAACGAGGCAAATGAGAGAAAGGAGATGGACGCTGAAAACGAGGAAaatgaaagaagagaaaatgagGCCAAAGAGGCTTGCATAAAGTGCTTGGGAGAGATCGAAGAAAACGTGCGGAGGGATAagcgagagaaaaaagagatcgCCAAGCATCTTACTGATTGTGAGGATAATTTAAGGAAGGAAAAAACATCTGAAGAAATGCTCGCTGAAtgtattgcaaagaaaaaagctCGCTCTAGAAGAGAGAGTGAGACGAAAGAGACGAAGCATGTTGTAGAAAGCAAAGAAAATACTAGGAGAGACATTCAAGCTATAGAGATGCTCACTAAGTGTGGGTCAAAGAAGGAGGAGAACTTGAAAAGAGAGAAACTGGTTGCAAATAATACTGGATGTCTtgcagagaaaaaagaaaacggaaGGAAAGAAAAGGAGACGAAGGATGTGTGCGTCCATTGCACTTTAGAAGATGAGTCAAAGGAAAATGGAGAAGAGCAGATGACAGCGGCTATCTCTCGCTGTATCGCAGAGgacgatgaaaatgaaaaaggagaaagaaaggtGAAAGGTGCTTTTGCTGAGTGTATCGCTCAGGGAGAGGTAAGAGAAATTACGGCAAAGTGCAAGGCAAAGAAAGAGGCTgctgaaaggaaagaaaatgatgCCGATGACGCGTTTTTTGAGTGCATCGCTgtgaaagaaacaaacaaactgaaggaatgTGCCGGCAATGAGGTGCTTGCGGTGTGTATTGCGGATACTTTGAGAACTAAGATGACGGAAGGAGATAGAAAATGCACAACTGAAGAGTTCCGAGAGAAATTTGCGGCTGAGAATTATGCAGATGGATGGTGTAAGCAGGAGGAAGTGAAACTCGGACGTCAAGATAGCGAAAAATCAAAGGATTTGAGCTTGTTCTCCTTGAAAGGGAGTGGCATTGAGAAAAGAAGCAAAAACGATAAAAAGCCCAAGTGCACGGGGAGAATTTGTCACAGCAAAGTTTGCAGCGAACTTTGTAATCTGCTAACTGAAAAAGAATCTGAGAGAATAGGTGAGAAACATGACAGCTTGTGCAAAGCCAGTGCCCCAGAAACTGAGAAGAAACGAGATAGAAGGTGCAATCATTCCACCGAGCAGTGGGCCAAAGAAAAGTCTGTCCGCAATCAAAAGGAGTTTACGGAAACGCCGTCCAAAAACCTTCAGTCTAAAGTGTCTTTCAAGGATTGTCCAGTGGAGCAAGTGCCCGCCAAGGCAAGCGATCTGTCCAATTGTGAGTCGGAGCCCTGCAAGAAAAACGCCAAGAAGTCCAATTTTTGTCAGACCAGTGTGCACAAACTCAGAGAAGCAAAACGCCGCGCTAAGGCACGGAAAGAGGCCAAAAAACGCGCCGCCCAACTCAATAAGCCTGAAAAAAACTCAAACGATGGACTGAAGACGTCGTGTTTGAGTGCATCCGCGAGTGAGCGCTCCAAGACTGAGTGCGGTCGTCGAGTTTGTAAAAGCCCCGAAAAGTCCcgacaaaaatcggcaaaagacAGGAAGTCACAGGACTCCCGTAGGACATCCTGCAGTCCAGAAAAGTCGAGACGCAGGTCACAACACAGCTGTCGTTCTTCGTCTGGATGTAGCTCAGGCAGGTCAAGGCGAAAAGGCCACTGCTCGGCCTCAGACTGTAGTCAAAGACGGAATCAAAAGTCTTGTACGCCTCCCAGCTGCATCCTAGACTCGTCACGGGCGAAGTCACCTCAAGATTCCTACCTACGTCCGAGCCATAGTCCAGCTAGGTTACGGCGAAAATCAAGACAGAAATCCTGCAGCTCGGGCAAGTCCCGATCCTGCTCTCCGTCCCGTGGTAGTATCATCAACAAAGACCCATGTTTCGAGACGGCTTTTGAATCGGAGCCAACAGACTTGATGCCGGTCAAACAATGTTGGTCCAAGAGGAGCTCGAGGGAAATAATCGAAGACGCTATTAAGAAATTGGAGGACATAGAAAAGAAGAGTTTGTCTGGGATCGTGACCCCGCCTAGAGTCTGTTCCGAGGAACCAGAGTTCTACGAAGCTATCGACTCTGCGCATATGAATACCTCCGAGTCCAACTCACCGAGGGATCCATCGGTGGACGTTGAGAGAGGCCGTCGTCCCTCCAGAAGCCGGACTCCATCGTGCATCTCTCCCGCGGTCGAGACGATAAAAAAGAACGTCGTAAGGCCTCGATTCCACCCTGTGGTAAGAAAGATCCATGCGAGAAAAAGAGGGAGCGTTGTAAGGCCAAGGCTCGAAAGCAATGCCgggataaaaaatgtaaaacatgcgGAAAGAAGAAAGAGCGGGTCACTGAGAGAAGCTGATGGGCATGATCAAACTGATAAAG GTTATGGATGGCGACCGGACGGTCACATGTGGATCATGTGCCACAGCGGTATAATCCCTGCCAACGCAGTCCACGCCGGCAGGGACAAGGACGGAGCGCCGATCTACGCCGGGCGGGCCTACCACGAGGGGGCACTTCTACCAGCAAAAGTCGTTGCGAGTCACAGGGATGCTTACGTTTGCTGGGATGGAGCAGAGATACCCAAGTCTGAGTTCGAG GTTCTGTGTGgacctccagtggcgtggcaaaTTGCAAGTCGCGGCGCTGTCCCACCTCATGCAATCCCTGTCGGACAGACACCCGAGGGAGAACAGTTATACATAGGACGAACATTTCACGACGGATCTATGACACCCGGCAAG atacATCCAAGTCACGGAGTTTTATACATTCCCTACGGAGGAGAAGAAGTTTCCAAAGAAGAGTACGAAGTAATGGTAACTCCTCCAATGCCTCTCTAG